The Puniceicoccus vermicola DNA segment CCTGCTCGAAGCGCGACTTCAGCCGACGCCAAAGCCAAAGTCCGAACCGATCCCCGAAAGGGAGATCCTCTGTCCGCGCTGCGGATGCCCCATGCGCAAAATAAAGAAGATGCCCCGGGCCCCTCCAGCCCATCGGGGCGAACACTTCCTCTACGCCGTGGCCGCATGAACTCTTTCATGACCAGCCACACCCCGTTGATCTCCGTCGATACCCCGCCGGAGCCCCGACTCCCTTGTGCCCATCTGGAAAGTACGACAGAAAATGACCCGAAAAGCCAATCGAGCAGCGTTCGCCACTGCCACGGGGCCGCTCGATCCCTCGAAAACCACCCCAAAACCAGCCGCCAGCACCAGCCCGGGAGAAAAACCAGGGAAAACCCTCCCCAAAGAAAACGCATTAGCCGCCCTTAGCCCAAAGGCGCTCAGCGGCTTGTTCAACCATCGTTCAAGTCCGAGCTTCGTCCCTCACCTCGGCTAGAACGTTTATTGTTGTATGGATTGTATAGTCCTACAGAGGGACGGACATCCAAGAATACTTCAAATTTGTCGTCTGAGTCGGATACCGTTCTCAAAGCAAAGTCGAGCTGTAAACGTGATATGACAGGATTCAGAGGATTGTTACGATGGTAGATATCATTGTCGTTCCAAGCGACATAGCCCTGATTGTAAGGTGTATATTCTGAACGGATCGGGCTATATAAATCAGGGGCGGGCCGGCGGATCTCGATGCGATTATTGCTAACATCCTTATAGAGATTATAGTAATCTCTGAGGATGTCCCAGTTGGGACCGGTGAAGTTACCGTCTGGGTCTTTCAGATTATCGATCAAAAATCGTTTTGGATCGTTCGCATTGGCACCGAATGCGATTTGATATATGGAGTTATTCTCAAAGGCAAAGGTCAGGTCTTTTTTTAAACCTCCATGGAGCACATCAGTTAGCAGCCCTTGGTTATAGGCAGTGAGATCGTGTCGGTATATTTGGGCGATGGTCGTGTCGTTGGCCAAGAGGGAGATGTCGCTCAGTGATATGGCTCGTCCGGTTCGGGGGTCCTCCTCGATGTTGAGCGACGAAAATTGTGTATCCATTTCGTTGATGCCGAATTGGTAGGTGAGCGTGGTCGGGGAACCGCTTTGGCTGCTGGTTGGCGTGTTGTATTCAGAGTCAATGTTGAACTTGGCTTTGATACCTTCATCGCCGACCCAGTAGGCGATCTTTCCGGTCGAGTTGCCATTACTGTCCTGGATGTCGACGGTCGGTACTTTGACACGATCGGCAGGATCATTCACACTGTGGTCTATGAGCCATATGGTGTCATAAGGGGGAGTCGGGTCCGGTAATGCCAGGGAAGGTTTTTGGTAATTGGGATCGCTGGGTGAGAGGCTTTCGTTGCCACTAACGAGCCAAGCAGGGGATTGGGAGGCGTTATTGGAATTCCATATTCCCGTCCAGAATGGATTGGCAGAGTTGGCGGAAGAGATATCGGCCCGTGCGGTGGCCCGTTGATCTTCCCCAGCGTATTTCTGTAATTCGCCGACGGCGAGAATCAAACTGAGTTGAGCGTTCTGCCTCGCCTTTAGAGTCGTTCTTACAGCAACCGAGTGGCGGTTCTCAACGGAGATGAAGGCTGTCAGACTGATCAGAATCAGAAGAATGAAAGCCATCAGGCTGAGGGCAATGACCATCGTGAATCCTCCGCGATTTTCGGGAGATATTTGTTTTCGTGGTGGAGCGTGCGACATGTTTGAAGGTGGGTTTGCAGAAACGAGGCGACCCCGGGGAGGGAGTTGCGTGGATTACGGGTAGTTCTCGAATCGTTCGGTCATTGGAGTTGAGGGGGAGTGAGAGGATGGAGACGGGTATATAGAACGGGGGCCGAGGAACTATTCTCGAATGAAAGGAAGAGTGCGGCTGGGATTAGAACCTGCGATGCTAGGGACGCTCGTTATCTGAGGCAGAAAAACGTCATTCCTCAATGGTTAGTTTCCTCGCATTTCGCTTTAGCGTTTTCCTTTTTTGATCGGCGAAACGATCGAGTAGTTCTTTTGACCTAATTTGCGGCGGCGAGAAGCTCCGATACGGTGACGAATCGGTAACCCCGCTCCCGGAGAGTTTCGATCACGGTGGGGAGGGCTTCGAGGCTCTTGGGCGACCAATCGTGCATCAGAATAATCGTGCCAGCTTTCGTTTTGTCAGTGGTTGCGCGCTCAATGATAAGCTCGACAGTAGTGTCTTCATGCCAGTCGCTCACACCGACTGAACAGTCGATTGGTTGGAGCCCGGTTGCCTGGAGAATTTCCATTAGCTTTGGGGTGTATAGAATGTAGGGCGCACGAAAGAGAGTCGCAGTCGTTCCGGTGGTCTCTTCGATGATTGCTTGGGTGTCAATTACTTGCTTGTAAGCTTCCGCATCGCTGATCTGATTGAAGCGGGGATGACTGTAGGAGTGATTTCCGACCTCGTGTCCCTCGTTGACGATGCGCCTGGCGATCTCAGGCCGCGAAGCCACGCTATTTCCTTTACAGAAAAAGGTGGCTTTGATGCCTTCTTGGGCGAAGAGGTCGAGGTAATCGGGGCTTAGGTCATTGGGGCCATCGTCGAAAGTGAGGGCGATCAGTGGCTGATCGGTTTCAACGGATTTGATGCGCTGAATGGTCACTTCATTGACCGTTGGCACTTCGATGGAGGAAGTCTCCTCGAGGAGATTGGCCGGCGTGACTTTCAAGTCGTCGACGCGCACACTGCCTGCGGAGGTAACGTTGACTGCAAGGTTAGTCTTCGCTGCATTTTCCGGAATGACTACGGTTTTGCTGAAGAGGGTCTTCTTTCCCGGAGTTTTCAGGAACGCGATATCGATCCAGGCGATGGTCTTTGAATTGGAATCAAAGCATTGCAATGAAACTTTGGACGATGTTTCGGTGGTGGAAAGGGCATAGCCTGATACGATGACTTTACCACGGTAGTTGAAGGGCATCGAGACGCTACCTTTAACTGGATCGCCTTTGGCGATTATCTTGACGCCCTTGCCGGAGTTAAGTCCCTCAGGGTCGGTTTCAACCTCGATGGATCCGGAGCCAGTCCAGGAGTACCAACCTTTTTTACCTTCATCGCATGATCCGTATCGAAGAAGATTGGGTGAATTCTTGGCAGAGAGACTACCGTTGCAGGAGATCAGGAGAATTAAAGATAAGATATATTTTAAGTTTGTATTCATAGGTGCAGTTAATATGAGAAAATTAGTTTTGCGTCATCGTGTTGAGTGGAAGGTAAAAGACTCCGTTCCCTGGGGTGCCTACTACGAGTCGGCCTCCGGCAAATGCCATCTTGAGCCGCTGGCGTTGGGGCAGGTGGTCGTCGACTGGGTGCCAGTCTTGTCCGCCGTTCCCGGTGATGAGGATACCGCCAGCTTCGTCAAGAGCGACAGCGATGCGTTGGGAGTCATTATGGTCGACCGAGACGGAGTGGATGCCACGGTCCAGAATCTTCGTCCAAGTCCTTCCGTTGTCGCGACTTTGGTGCAGTCCTCCGTATTCTTCGGAAAGCAGATAGACGCCTTCTTGGTCTAGAGCGCTCAGCACTTGCATAAACTTTCGACCGGAGAGCTGGATCGAGGATCGTTCCCATTCGTCGCCGTCAGAGTCTCGGAAATACACCGCGTTGTTTTTCACCGCAACCATGGATCCATTTGGGCTCCGGGCTAGCTGAAAGCCCGTGTCCCAGATTGAACTTTGGAAAAACGATCCTCCTTCTGGTAGTCCTCGGCTATCCCAAGTCCAAGTTTTGCCCATGTCTGTGCTGCGCCATACTCCACCTTTGCCCGATTCAACCGGACCACTGACACCGACATAGACCTGTCGGGCATTGTGGGCGTCGACTGTGAGGGAGTTGATACGCCACTTCTCGTCACCTTTTGGTATATGGGTCATCGGCGATTTGTGAAATTTCTCACCTCCATCGAGGCTCACATAGAGGGTGTCGGCGTACCAACCGTGGTAGCGGGGAGCAAGGATGTAGACGGTATCGGGTGACGAGGGGGCCACTGCGACGGCCTTACAGTTGTCGGATGTGCCCTCGGCGTGGGAAAAGGAGCTAGCAGCATCGATCGAGCGGAAGTAGCCGTTATCAGCCATACCCATGTGAACGATGTTTGGGTTTTGTGGAGCCTGAACGACGGTGTGGATGACGGTGTTTTCAATTCCGTCGATGGTCAGGGTCCAAGTTTTCCCGGCATTCCAAGACTGGTAGATCGCGTAGTAGTCGCTGAAAAACCAATGTTCGGGATCCAGTGGATCCACTACGATTGAGGCGGTGGCCCGACCGAATTTATCCCACTGGTCGGGGCGGGTCCGTGCGAACCAGTCTCCTTGGATTCTTTCCGATTTAATCTCCCGCCAAGGTGAATCAACCGCCTTTTTGATGAAGAAGCCACCACTACCGTTTCCGACGAGAAGAAAATCGGGACCGGCACCTATGGTCTTGTAGCTACGGCTGGAAGTAGGGGATTGTTTCTCCGTGGAGGTGGGCAGACCTTCGGATGCGCCCTTCCAAGATTCACCAAAGTCCGAGCTTGAGATGATTTGAATACCATCAAAGATGCCGTACCAAACCTGATTATCCCAAGGGCTTTGAACGATCTCGATCGGAGAATCTTCCGAGAGTTTCTCCCAGTTAAATCCGGCATCTTCGGAACGGTAAAAACCACCCTGTAGTTCATGGTATTGGCGTTTTCCTTTCCAAGATGTCTTGTTCGAAATCTTACGTGACTCGGCACAGATGAAAAGGCGATTGGGATTGTGACGATCAATTTTTAGATCGTTGACGTAGATTTTTTCGAGTCCGAGATCAACCCAGCTCTCGCCGGCATCCGAGCTTACGAAGACCCCGTCCAATCCCGGTGCTGCATAGATCAGGTTTTCGTCGGACGGAGAACGTTGGAGAATCCGTCCCGTGCTGCGATTGGAGCCATTCCCATACACTTGGGTGTTGAGAACTATCTTCCAGCTTTGGCCTCCATCCGTGCTCTTGAAAAGGCCTTGCTGCGGCATCCATTGATCGCCGACAGCGGCGATGAGGAAGTCGGGGTTCTCGGGATCCACGAGCAGATCGCGAACACAGTCCAGACTTTGAGGGTGGTAATTGATATGGATCATGTACCAATTGCGACCGCCGTCATCAGAGCGGAAGATACCACCGACGTCGCTGTGAGCGTAGAGGCGATC contains these protein-coding regions:
- a CDS encoding WD40/YVTN/BNR-like repeat-containing protein, with amino-acid sequence MPLSPDENGVVGNVFNPTENLSEYGNWRSSKIGGGGYLLNVIPNRVDPDRLYAHSDVGGIFRSDDGGRNWYMIHINYHPQSLDCVRDLLVDPENPDFLIAAVGDQWMPQQGLFKSTDGGQSWKIVLNTQVYGNGSNRSTGRILQRSPSDENLIYAAPGLDGVFVSSDAGESWVDLGLEKIYVNDLKIDRHNPNRLFICAESRKISNKTSWKGKRQYHELQGGFYRSEDAGFNWEKLSEDSPIEIVQSPWDNQVWYGIFDGIQIISSSDFGESWKGASEGLPTSTEKQSPTSSRSYKTIGAGPDFLLVGNGSGGFFIKKAVDSPWREIKSERIQGDWFARTRPDQWDKFGRATASIVVDPLDPEHWFFSDYYAIYQSWNAGKTWTLTIDGIENTVIHTVVQAPQNPNIVHMGMADNGYFRSIDAASSFSHAEGTSDNCKAVAVAPSSPDTVYILAPRYHGWYADTLYVSLDGGEKFHKSPMTHIPKGDEKWRINSLTVDAHNARQVYVGVSGPVESGKGGVWRSTDMGKTWTWDSRGLPEGGSFFQSSIWDTGFQLARSPNGSMVAVKNNAVYFRDSDGDEWERSSIQLSGRKFMQVLSALDQEGVYLLSEEYGGLHQSRDNGRTWTKILDRGIHSVSVDHNDSQRIAVALDEAGGILITGNGGQDWHPVDDHLPQRQRLKMAFAGGRLVVGTPGNGVFYLPLNTMTQN
- a CDS encoding polysaccharide deacetylase family protein, translated to MNTNLKYILSLILLISCNGSLSAKNSPNLLRYGSCDEGKKGWYSWTGSGSIEVETDPEGLNSGKGVKIIAKGDPVKGSVSMPFNYRGKVIVSGYALSTTETSSKVSLQCFDSNSKTIAWIDIAFLKTPGKKTLFSKTVVIPENAAKTNLAVNVTSAGSVRVDDLKVTPANLLEETSSIEVPTVNEVTIQRIKSVETDQPLIALTFDDGPNDLSPDYLDLFAQEGIKATFFCKGNSVASRPEIARRIVNEGHEVGNHSYSHPRFNQISDAEAYKQVIDTQAIIEETTGTTATLFRAPYILYTPKLMEILQATGLQPIDCSVGVSDWHEDTTVELIIERATTDKTKAGTIILMHDWSPKSLEALPTVIETLRERGYRFVTVSELLAAAN